The following coding sequences lie in one Candidatus Nitrospira allomarina genomic window:
- a CDS encoding thioredoxin family protein, with protein sequence MALKDSTMLPLGTPLPHFELPDVRTGHMVSHESFVGKQAILVMCICRHCPYVVHVQEELAKLGRDYQKKNVGIVAISSNDVKRYAQDSPTRLKEMAEELDFHFPYCYDESQEVAKALTAACTPDFFVFNEERKLVYRGQLDDSRPGNGKPVTGRDLRMALDAVLDKKPVAVVQKPSAGCSIKWKVGNEPDY encoded by the coding sequence ATGGCCTTGAAAGATTCGACGATGCTTCCGTTGGGGACGCCCTTGCCTCACTTTGAACTACCGGATGTTCGGACAGGGCATATGGTGTCTCATGAAAGTTTCGTCGGGAAGCAGGCCATCCTGGTGATGTGTATTTGTCGACATTGCCCTTATGTCGTTCATGTGCAGGAGGAATTGGCCAAACTCGGTCGAGATTATCAAAAGAAAAATGTTGGCATTGTGGCGATCAGTAGTAATGATGTGAAACGTTATGCTCAGGATTCTCCCACAAGACTGAAGGAAATGGCGGAGGAATTGGATTTTCATTTTCCCTATTGTTATGACGAATCTCAGGAGGTGGCGAAGGCTTTGACAGCGGCCTGTACACCGGATTTTTTTGTGTTTAATGAAGAACGCAAACTGGTGTATCGGGGACAATTGGATGACAGCCGGCCGGGAAACGGGAAGCCCGTGACCGGGCGGGATTTACGAATGGCCCTGGACGCCGTTCTGGATAAAAAACCTGTTGCCGTGGTGCAAAAGCCTAGTGCAGGCTGTAGTATTAAATGGAAGGTTGGAAATGAACCGGATTATTGA
- a CDS encoding anti-sigma factor family protein, translating into MKHKLMRYMVGNFSCQEIAQLVTDYLDGSLTLMERIRFQMHLGLCFACRNYLRQMKYTIATLRQLPPEPVPQHVKEELLERFRAWKQRSPQSSVNSETD; encoded by the coding sequence TTGAAACACAAACTTATGCGGTACATGGTGGGAAATTTTTCCTGCCAGGAAATCGCCCAACTCGTTACCGATTACCTGGATGGGTCGCTGACTCTTATGGAGCGGATTCGATTTCAAATGCATTTGGGTCTGTGCTTTGCCTGCCGTAATTATTTACGTCAAATGAAATACACCATTGCGACTCTACGTCAATTGCCTCCTGAGCCCGTCCCTCAACATGTGAAAGAGGAGCTTCTTGAGCGGTTTCGAGCCTGGAAGCAGCGTTCCCCTCAGTCTTCCGTCAACTCTGAAACCGATTAA
- a CDS encoding molybdopterin-dependent oxidoreductase, producing the protein MSRRRFLQLSGTLVVAPFFLANQPARAGMWSQLFGSTKRTTSPITSNDEFYITSYRTPPFVPADRWALTIRGTVISPFTLTYRDLLAQPAITEIVTLECVGNGVAGEAIGTAEWQGVRLKALLDKARVTSHTQDVVFHAADGYSDSLTIERAMMDDIMVAYRMNGVSLPLGHGFPARMIVPGHYGMKHVQWLTGIEVVSSDYKGYYQRKDWTDEAIVKTKSWITDPQTGDTLPAQKPFIMQGFAFAGSRGIRRVDISTDGGESWSAATLAPSLSPYSWVMWKYPWEPQKPGDFHIFARATDGTGEQQAAQEHPPFPDGASGLQEVIVSII; encoded by the coding sequence ATGTCCCGCCGACGATTCCTGCAATTAAGCGGGACCTTGGTTGTGGCTCCTTTTTTCTTGGCCAACCAACCGGCCAGGGCCGGCATGTGGAGCCAACTGTTCGGTTCCACCAAACGAACCACGAGTCCTATCACCTCAAACGATGAATTTTATATCACCTCTTACCGTACTCCTCCCTTTGTGCCTGCTGATCGATGGGCACTGACCATTCGAGGAACGGTCATATCCCCGTTTACCCTTACCTACCGGGACCTGCTCGCCCAACCGGCGATCACAGAAATCGTCACATTGGAATGTGTCGGTAATGGGGTCGCGGGAGAAGCGATCGGCACGGCTGAATGGCAGGGAGTCCGGCTCAAGGCACTCTTAGACAAGGCCAGGGTCACATCACACACCCAGGACGTGGTCTTTCATGCCGCCGATGGATACTCCGACAGTCTCACCATCGAACGGGCCATGATGGATGACATCATGGTTGCCTATCGCATGAACGGGGTGTCCCTGCCTTTGGGACATGGATTTCCAGCCAGAATGATCGTACCTGGGCATTACGGCATGAAGCATGTCCAGTGGCTCACGGGAATCGAGGTGGTATCCTCGGATTACAAAGGCTATTACCAACGCAAAGACTGGACGGATGAGGCCATCGTCAAAACCAAGTCCTGGATTACGGATCCACAAACCGGAGATACCCTGCCCGCCCAAAAACCATTCATCATGCAGGGCTTTGCTTTTGCGGGATCCCGGGGGATTCGTCGGGTGGACATCAGCACCGACGGAGGAGAATCCTGGTCGGCCGCGACCCTGGCCCCGTCACTTTCTCCCTACTCATGGGTCATGTGGAAGTATCCATGGGAACCCCAAAAACCGGGTGATTTCCATATTTTCGCTCGAGCGACTGATGGAACAGGGGAACAACAAGCGGCGCAAGAACATCCGCCATTTCCCGACGGAGCCTCGGGCTTGCAAGAAGTCATCGTTTCAATTATCTAA
- a CDS encoding tetratricopeptide repeat protein, protein MEIPMYSKVFSILCIVALSGMGMPFPNQGLAESVLLQEGLGSHHFPISSNGAMVQRYFDQGLILSFGFNHAEAARSFRESQKRDPDCAMCYWGEALVLGPNINAPMDPSVVPQAFAAMEKAVALRDQTTEKEAALIQALAKRYSKEVVADRSPLDVAYAEAMRTVAEQFPDDPTIGALLAEALMDLHPWDFWSRGGEPKPWTPEIVSTLESVLDQSASHPLANHLYIHIMEASSHPEKALPSAERLPALVPGSGHLVHMPAHIYIRVGRYRDAVLANQHAVKVDAHYLNHAHEESLYTAAYVPHNSHFLWAAAIKLGQQQLAMQAALETAASVKPEMMRAPGIGGSIQHFWTIPLYTKIAFGQWSNILAEPAPPGDLRYPTAIWHYARGLAWVREGKLEAAQQESTKLSEIARDPAVAKLTILDLNNIADILAIAEAVLKGEIAAGHENYEEAVRQLQRAVEFEDGLNYTEPKDWYISSRQVLGAVLLEAGKAGEAERIFREDLRDHPQNGWALFGLEQSLRAQGKTDEAETVLQSFRQVWSDADVILTSARF, encoded by the coding sequence ATGGAAATTCCTATGTATTCAAAGGTGTTCTCAATCCTGTGTATTGTTGCTCTGTCTGGAATGGGCATGCCCTTTCCGAATCAAGGCTTGGCAGAGTCCGTTCTCCTTCAGGAGGGATTAGGGAGCCATCATTTTCCGATCTCCTCCAATGGAGCGATGGTGCAGAGGTATTTCGATCAAGGTCTCATTCTGTCCTTTGGCTTTAATCATGCCGAAGCCGCCAGGTCTTTCCGGGAATCTCAAAAGCGCGATCCCGACTGCGCCATGTGTTATTGGGGTGAGGCGTTGGTACTCGGTCCGAATATCAATGCGCCGATGGATCCTTCTGTCGTTCCCCAGGCCTTCGCAGCCATGGAGAAGGCGGTCGCGCTGAGGGATCAGACCACGGAAAAAGAGGCCGCGCTCATCCAGGCGCTGGCGAAGCGCTACTCCAAAGAGGTGGTGGCCGATCGTTCCCCACTTGATGTGGCCTATGCCGAGGCGATGCGGACTGTCGCAGAGCAGTTTCCCGATGACCCGACCATTGGCGCGTTATTAGCTGAAGCGCTGATGGACCTGCATCCTTGGGATTTTTGGAGTAGGGGAGGAGAGCCTAAACCCTGGACACCGGAAATAGTCTCGACGCTGGAGTCCGTGTTAGACCAATCCGCCAGCCATCCGTTGGCCAATCATCTCTATATTCATATCATGGAAGCCTCATCCCATCCCGAGAAGGCTCTTCCCAGTGCTGAACGATTGCCAGCCCTTGTTCCTGGCTCAGGACACCTTGTCCATATGCCCGCTCATATCTATATTCGAGTCGGGCGGTATCGAGATGCGGTATTGGCCAATCAACATGCTGTTAAAGTTGATGCGCACTATTTGAACCATGCTCACGAGGAAAGTCTGTATACGGCGGCCTATGTTCCTCACAATTCACATTTCCTCTGGGCTGCGGCGATTAAGCTTGGGCAACAGCAGCTGGCGATGCAGGCGGCTCTTGAGACCGCGGCGTCCGTCAAGCCTGAGATGATGCGCGCTCCCGGCATCGGCGGCTCCATTCAACATTTTTGGACTATTCCCCTCTATACCAAAATTGCATTCGGGCAGTGGTCGAACATTCTCGCTGAGCCCGCGCCTCCAGGGGATTTACGGTATCCCACGGCTATTTGGCATTACGCCCGTGGATTAGCATGGGTGCGTGAGGGGAAACTGGAGGCTGCCCAACAGGAATCCACGAAACTTTCAGAGATTGCCCGTGACCCCGCTGTAGCCAAGCTGACAATTCTCGATCTGAATAATATCGCCGATATCCTGGCCATTGCGGAGGCTGTTCTGAAAGGAGAAATCGCGGCAGGGCATGAGAATTATGAGGAGGCGGTGCGGCAGTTGCAGCGCGCAGTCGAATTTGAAGACGGATTGAATTATACGGAACCGAAGGATTGGTACATTTCCTCGCGCCAGGTGTTGGGTGCGGTGCTCCTGGAGGCCGGAAAAGCTGGCGAAGCTGAGCGCATATTTCGAGAAGATCTCCGGGATCATCCTCAAAACGGGTGGGCGCTTTTCGGATTGGAACAGAGTTTACGTGCTCAGGGAAAAACCGATGAGGCGGAAACCGTCCTTCAGTCGTTTCGGCAGGTATGGAGCGATGCGGATGTGATCTTGACCTCTGCCCGGTTTTAA
- a CDS encoding mercuric reductase, producing the protein MNTPQSPAHSGLVLPQDHYNQELVNNVHPPQWRNPTPSGRYNLVIIGAGTAGLVTAAIASALGAKVALIERHLMGGDCLNVGCVPSKGVIRAAKAWHAVREAEQFGVHISGEIKQDFGAAMARMRKLRARISHVDSAHRYTKLGVDVFIGNGRFTSSGTIDVDGTTLQFSKAVICTGARATAPPIPGLANTSYLTNETIFSLTELPERLGVIGAGPIGCELAQSFARFGSQVFLVEAMHGILPNEDRDAADIVEQSMLRDGVQLLCCGKDLNIHSANGAKHLVVDSHGTHYDIPVDDILVGVGRSPNIEGLELERVGVEYDKTGVKVNHRLQTSNSKIFAAGDICSPFKFTHTADAQAQIVIQNALFPHPFGLGYGSTEHLVIPWATYTQPEIAHVGLYEKDAKDKNIPIDTFTFHLNEVDRAILDGEDQGFARVHVKKGTDTIVGATIVAAHAGDMISEYTLAMKGGLGLNTIAGTIHPYPTQAEVVKKSANAWRKTTLTEGKKQFLRKLFAWTR; encoded by the coding sequence CCCCAGGACCACTATAACCAGGAGTTGGTCAACAATGTGCATCCGCCCCAATGGCGCAATCCTACCCCGTCCGGACGATATAACCTCGTCATCATCGGAGCTGGCACAGCGGGATTAGTCACCGCTGCAATTGCGTCAGCCCTCGGAGCCAAGGTGGCGTTGATTGAACGGCACCTGATGGGGGGCGACTGCTTAAACGTAGGATGTGTGCCCTCCAAAGGCGTCATACGGGCGGCCAAAGCCTGGCACGCCGTCAGAGAGGCCGAACAATTCGGTGTGCATATTTCCGGTGAGATCAAACAGGATTTTGGTGCAGCCATGGCCCGCATGCGTAAACTGCGTGCCCGGATCAGTCATGTCGACTCAGCGCATCGCTATACCAAACTCGGAGTGGATGTCTTTATCGGGAACGGCAGGTTCACCAGCTCGGGCACCATTGATGTGGATGGAACCACATTGCAATTTTCCAAAGCGGTCATCTGCACGGGTGCCCGCGCCACCGCACCACCAATTCCAGGTTTGGCCAATACATCGTATCTCACCAACGAAACCATCTTTTCCCTGACGGAACTTCCTGAGAGACTGGGAGTGATCGGTGCCGGCCCGATTGGCTGCGAGCTGGCCCAATCTTTTGCCCGATTCGGCAGCCAGGTGTTTCTAGTGGAAGCCATGCACGGCATTCTTCCCAATGAAGATCGCGACGCTGCCGACATCGTGGAGCAATCGATGTTGCGGGACGGCGTGCAACTGCTCTGTTGCGGAAAAGACTTGAACATTCACTCAGCGAACGGCGCCAAACACCTCGTGGTGGACTCGCATGGCACACATTATGACATTCCAGTTGATGACATTCTGGTTGGAGTCGGCCGCAGTCCGAACATCGAAGGGTTGGAGCTGGAGAGGGTCGGGGTCGAATACGACAAAACCGGCGTGAAGGTCAACCACCGGCTTCAAACCAGCAATTCCAAAATATTTGCGGCAGGAGATATCTGCTCTCCGTTTAAGTTCACGCATACGGCCGATGCGCAAGCGCAAATTGTCATTCAGAACGCCTTGTTTCCTCATCCGTTCGGCCTCGGCTATGGCAGCACGGAACACCTGGTGATTCCCTGGGCCACCTATACCCAGCCGGAAATTGCCCATGTCGGTCTGTATGAAAAGGATGCGAAAGACAAAAACATTCCGATCGACACCTTCACATTTCACCTCAACGAAGTCGATCGGGCTATTCTCGATGGAGAAGACCAAGGCTTTGCCAGAGTCCATGTAAAAAAAGGGACCGATACAATAGTCGGAGCCACCATCGTAGCGGCCCATGCGGGCGATATGATTAGTGAATACACTCTGGCCATGAAGGGAGGCCTGGGACTCAACACCATCGCCGGCACCATTCACCCCTACCCGACCCAAGCGGAAGTTGTCAAAAAGTCGGCGAACGCCTGGCGAAAAACCACCCTGACGGAAGGAAAAAAACAGTTTCTCCGCAAACTCTTTGCATGGACCCGGTAA
- a CDS encoding DUF547 domain-containing protein — protein sequence MEWITRFSSPGQAPFILIISFVLSMGCSTIPHTFTPSHPIPPEAFSHEYFHQALMAHVKNGVVDYPQFAHDSHFTGYLHLLQHIAPQQLPTPNHRLAFWINAYNAFAIKGIIDGYTPTSLTGRYTFFLGRTYQVGGELLNLYDLEQHLLIPDFKEPRIHFAIVCASQSCPKLQSAAYAPESLDQQLTASARQFINDPTRNRFDRQRRIAYLSKIFDWFSEDFINHSGSLLGYVAQFVTDPYLANDIRQNSYTIEFFDYDWSLNGIPPLSPS from the coding sequence ATGGAATGGATCACCCGATTTTCAAGCCCGGGGCAAGCGCCCTTCATTCTTATCATTTCCTTCGTCCTTTCCATGGGGTGCTCGACTATTCCCCATACGTTTACTCCTTCTCATCCCATTCCTCCGGAAGCTTTTAGCCATGAATACTTTCATCAAGCACTCATGGCTCATGTGAAAAACGGCGTAGTGGACTATCCCCAATTCGCGCACGATTCACACTTCACTGGTTACCTTCACCTTCTTCAACATATCGCCCCCCAACAACTTCCGACTCCCAACCATCGTCTGGCCTTTTGGATTAATGCCTATAATGCTTTTGCTATCAAAGGCATCATTGATGGGTATACTCCAACCTCACTGACGGGACGGTACACGTTTTTTCTCGGCCGGACATACCAGGTGGGCGGGGAATTATTGAATTTGTATGACCTGGAACAGCACCTCTTGATTCCAGACTTCAAGGAACCCCGTATACATTTTGCTATAGTCTGCGCCTCACAATCCTGTCCGAAACTTCAATCGGCAGCCTACGCTCCCGAGTCCCTTGACCAACAACTCACGGCAAGTGCCCGACAGTTTATTAACGATCCCACACGCAACCGGTTCGACCGACAACGCCGCATCGCCTATCTATCCAAAATCTTCGATTGGTTTTCGGAGGATTTCATCAATCATTCAGGGTCACTGCTGGGCTATGTTGCACAATTCGTAACAGATCCGTATCTCGCGAACGATATCCGCCAGAACTCGTATACCATTGAATTTTTTGACTATGACTGGAGCCTCAATGGAATCCCTCCTCTCTCCCCTTCTTAA
- a CDS encoding DMT family transporter, giving the protein MTYLYLFLAIVAEVIATSSLKAAEGFTKLGPSLLVVIGYFAAFFLLSLVLRSMTVGIAYAIWSGVGIVLLALVGAVAFREIPDTPAVIGMGLIIAGVIVIHVFSQTVRV; this is encoded by the coding sequence ATGACCTATTTGTATTTGTTTTTGGCTATTGTGGCAGAAGTGATTGCAACCAGTTCACTCAAGGCAGCCGAGGGTTTCACCAAATTAGGCCCAAGCCTGTTAGTCGTCATTGGATATTTCGCGGCATTTTTTTTGTTAAGCCTCGTGTTGAGAAGCATGACGGTCGGCATCGCTTATGCCATTTGGTCAGGTGTTGGCATCGTTCTCCTGGCGCTCGTCGGTGCAGTCGCCTTTCGGGAAATTCCAGATACGCCGGCAGTCATTGGAATGGGGTTGATCATCGCGGGGGTGATTGTCATTCATGTCTTTTCCCAAACCGTTCGGGTATAG
- a CDS encoding RNA polymerase sigma factor — protein sequence MDLPDEISFEEALDCDFQAKDNPLVPVGSTSNVQRLLISPSPHTVLDKLKLDEPGLVRALQAGDEQVFAAVMDWYSGSLLRLAMSYVPSRAVAEEVVQETWMGVFEGIHRFESRSSFKTWLFRILTNRAKTRGIRESRYEPSGLSTSSPDADDGPSLEDSLFVAEGSRMGHWKDPPHNWEPDTPERVLLSKECRAAIETAIENLPATQRQVMTLRDIEGVSSEEVCNILEISETNQRVLLHRARTRVRRELNPYVQGKNI from the coding sequence ATGGATCTTCCAGACGAGATTTCTTTTGAGGAAGCCCTTGATTGTGACTTTCAGGCCAAGGATAATCCTCTTGTCCCTGTTGGCAGCACTTCAAATGTTCAGAGGTTGCTCATTTCTCCCTCTCCTCACACTGTGCTCGATAAGCTCAAACTTGATGAACCAGGGTTGGTGCGGGCTCTTCAAGCTGGTGATGAGCAGGTGTTCGCGGCCGTGATGGATTGGTATTCCGGTTCGTTATTGCGGTTAGCCATGTCCTATGTCCCAAGCCGGGCTGTAGCCGAAGAAGTTGTGCAGGAAACCTGGATGGGGGTATTTGAAGGGATTCACCGGTTTGAGAGCCGGTCATCTTTTAAAACCTGGCTTTTCCGGATTTTGACGAATCGGGCCAAAACACGAGGAATACGAGAAAGTCGCTATGAGCCGTCCGGGTTGAGCACTTCTTCTCCGGATGCCGATGACGGGCCTTCCTTGGAAGATTCTCTTTTCGTGGCAGAAGGTTCCAGAATGGGTCATTGGAAAGATCCACCTCATAACTGGGAACCGGATACACCGGAACGGGTATTACTGTCAAAGGAATGCCGGGCAGCTATTGAAACCGCGATTGAAAACTTGCCGGCTACGCAGCGGCAGGTGATGACCTTGCGCGATATCGAGGGTGTCAGCTCTGAAGAAGTCTGTAACATCCTTGAGATCAGTGAGACCAATCAACGGGTGCTGTTACACCGGGCGCGCACCAGGGTGCGCCGGGAGCTTAATCCCTATGTTCAGGGAAAGAACATCTAA
- a CDS encoding helix-turn-helix transcriptional regulator gives MSRRSIGIPCTTVPKSTQGNGLSRLQEIADRRSIPGVLLFSGSGDVLFMNAEAETLSRQIMGDAYDAEARGVWPADVLELCESLRTLLNNPESQLVEGQHELRRVTGDVKTPVLLRGFPLAAHTEKDEACMLIIMEKIGRERRVVSNQAKEQYRLTSREVEIVKYISEGWTNKEIARHLEISEHTVKEHVRHLLKKTKTTTRTGILAQIFQDT, from the coding sequence TTGAGTCGACGATCTATCGGCATTCCTTGTACGACTGTTCCAAAATCTACCCAGGGAAATGGTCTGTCCCGGCTCCAGGAAATTGCCGACCGACGATCAATTCCCGGGGTGTTGCTCTTTTCGGGATCCGGAGACGTGCTGTTTATGAATGCCGAAGCAGAAACGTTAAGCCGCCAAATCATGGGAGACGCGTATGATGCCGAGGCGCGAGGTGTGTGGCCTGCCGATGTCTTGGAGTTATGTGAATCCCTTCGGACACTCTTAAACAACCCCGAGAGCCAGTTGGTCGAGGGCCAGCATGAGTTGAGACGGGTGACAGGCGATGTGAAAACGCCCGTATTACTGAGGGGTTTCCCATTAGCGGCCCATACAGAAAAAGATGAAGCCTGTATGCTCATCATCATGGAGAAAATCGGACGTGAACGGCGGGTGGTGTCTAACCAGGCCAAGGAGCAGTATCGTCTGACCAGTCGGGAAGTAGAAATTGTGAAATATATCAGTGAGGGATGGACCAATAAGGAAATTGCCCGACATCTGGAGATTAGTGAACATACGGTAAAAGAACATGTTCGCCATCTTCTCAAGAAAACGAAAACCACGACCCGAACGGGCATTCTTGCCCAAATTTTCCAGGATACCTAA
- a CDS encoding DUF3047 domain-containing protein, whose amino-acid sequence MTPITPRPAFFSVLTVVFGLLSLTHSNAVIAASPDQVVVGNFSIATPGEPFPQGWKPLIFEKIPEHTQYDLVKDEQQVVVKAISRQSSSGLTREISIDPKEYPVIAWRWKVENILQKGDVAQKSGDDYPARLYITFQYDSSQVGFFEKAKFETIKLIYGQYPPIGAINYIWESKSPIGTIVPNPYTDRVYMFVTQSGSAKLNQWITEERNIYEDYKKAFGEDPPNISGVAIMTDTDNTKESAVAYYGDIVFKKSGKE is encoded by the coding sequence ATGACACCTATCACACCTCGACCCGCATTCTTCTCTGTCCTCACAGTCGTCTTCGGACTCTTAAGCCTGACCCATTCAAATGCGGTCATCGCCGCAAGTCCCGATCAAGTCGTCGTCGGCAACTTCTCCATTGCCACACCGGGCGAACCATTTCCTCAAGGATGGAAACCGCTGATTTTTGAAAAAATTCCAGAACATACTCAATACGACCTGGTCAAAGACGAACAGCAGGTGGTGGTCAAGGCCATCAGTCGTCAATCATCCTCCGGCCTGACACGGGAAATCTCGATCGACCCAAAGGAATATCCGGTCATTGCGTGGCGATGGAAAGTCGAAAATATCCTACAGAAAGGGGATGTCGCTCAAAAATCAGGAGATGATTATCCGGCACGGCTCTACATTACCTTCCAGTATGACAGCAGTCAGGTCGGGTTTTTTGAAAAGGCGAAATTTGAAACCATCAAATTGATTTATGGCCAATATCCCCCCATTGGAGCCATCAATTATATTTGGGAAAGCAAAAGCCCCATCGGCACGATTGTTCCCAATCCTTATACGGACCGGGTCTACATGTTCGTCACCCAAAGCGGAAGTGCCAAATTGAACCAATGGATAACCGAGGAGCGCAATATTTATGAAGATTACAAGAAAGCATTCGGAGAAGATCCCCCAAACATCTCAGGAGTTGCCATCATGACCGACACGGATAACACCAAAGAGTCGGCCGTCGCCTATTACGGGGATATTGTGTTTAAAAAATCCGGAAAGGAATGA